In Cynocephalus volans isolate mCynVol1 chromosome 3, mCynVol1.pri, whole genome shotgun sequence, one DNA window encodes the following:
- the NGDN gene encoding neuroguidin isoform X1: MVLSSCRYRGSFLSSQRLEGVLESDLPSAVTLLKNLQEQVMAVTAQVQALTKKVQAGAYPTEKGLSFLEVKDQLLLMYLMDLSHLILEKASGGSLQGHAAVLRLVEIRTVLEKLRPLDQKLKYQIDKLVKTAVTGSLSKNDPLRFKPHPSNMMSKLSSEDEEEVDAEDEASGKKSVKGVPKKYVPPRLVPVHYDETEAEREKKRLEQAKRRALSSSVIRELKEQYSDAPEEIRDARYPHVTRQSQEDQHRINYEESMMVRLSVSKREKGRRKQANLMSSQLHSLTHFSDISALTGGTAHLEEDQNPIKKRKKLPKKGRKKKGFRRRR, from the exons ATGGTTCTTTCCTCATGCAGATATCGTGGAAGTTTCCTTTCCTCTCAGCGGCTCGAG GGGGTGCTGGAGTCAGACCTGCCAAGTGCCGTGACACTTTTGAAAAACCTCCAAGAGCAG GTGATGGCTGTAACTGCACAAGTGCAAGCATTGACAAAAAAAGTTCAAGCTGGAGCCTATCCTACAGAGAAG GGTCTCAGCTTCTTAGAAGTGAAAGATCAGCTGCTGCTCATGTACCTTATGGATTTGAGCCACCTCATCCTCGAAAAAGCATCAGGAGGGTCTCTTCAGGGACATGCTGCAGTTTTGAGGCTGGTAGAGATTCGCACG GTTTTGGAAAAGCTTCGTCCTTTGGACCAAAAATTGAAGTATCAAATTGACAAATTGGTCAAGACTGCAGTGACAGGCAGCCTCA GTAAAAATGACCCGCTTCGTTTTAAGCCTCATCCCAGCAATATGATGAGCAAG TTGAGCTCTGAGGATGAGGAGGAAGTTGACGCAGAGGATGAGGCTTCAGGAAAGAAATCTGTAAAAGGAGTACCTAAGAAATATGTTCCACCACGCTTGGTTCCAGTACATTATG ATGAAACAGAAGCTGAGCGGGAGAAGAAGCGTCTGGAACAAGCCAAGAGACGGGCATTGAGTAGCTCTGTCATTCGTGAACTTAAGGAGCAGTACTCAGATGCTCCAGAGGAAATCCGTGATGCTCGGTATCCACATGTCACTCGCCAGAGCCAGGAGGACCAGCACAG GATTAACTATGAGGAGAGCATGATGGTGCGTTTAAGTGTcagtaagagagagaaaggacgGCGAAAACAAGCAAATCTCATGAGCTCACAACTTCATTCCCTCACTCACTTCAGTGACATCAGTGCTTTGACAGGAGGAACTGCTCATCTTGAAGAG GATCAGAATCCTATTAAAAAGCGGAAGAAGTTACCTAAGAAAGGCCGGAAGAAAAAAG GTTTTCGGAGGCGGCGGTGA
- the NGDN gene encoding neuroguidin isoform X2 — protein MAAVGVLESDLPSAVTLLKNLQEQVMAVTAQVQALTKKVQAGAYPTEKGLSFLEVKDQLLLMYLMDLSHLILEKASGGSLQGHAAVLRLVEIRTVLEKLRPLDQKLKYQIDKLVKTAVTGSLSKNDPLRFKPHPSNMMSKLSSEDEEEVDAEDEASGKKSVKGVPKKYVPPRLVPVHYDETEAEREKKRLEQAKRRALSSSVIRELKEQYSDAPEEIRDARYPHVTRQSQEDQHRINYEESMMVRLSVSKREKGRRKQANLMSSQLHSLTHFSDISALTGGTAHLEEDQNPIKKRKKLPKKGRKKKGFRRRR, from the exons ATGGCGGCGGTG GGGGTGCTGGAGTCAGACCTGCCAAGTGCCGTGACACTTTTGAAAAACCTCCAAGAGCAG GTGATGGCTGTAACTGCACAAGTGCAAGCATTGACAAAAAAAGTTCAAGCTGGAGCCTATCCTACAGAGAAG GGTCTCAGCTTCTTAGAAGTGAAAGATCAGCTGCTGCTCATGTACCTTATGGATTTGAGCCACCTCATCCTCGAAAAAGCATCAGGAGGGTCTCTTCAGGGACATGCTGCAGTTTTGAGGCTGGTAGAGATTCGCACG GTTTTGGAAAAGCTTCGTCCTTTGGACCAAAAATTGAAGTATCAAATTGACAAATTGGTCAAGACTGCAGTGACAGGCAGCCTCA GTAAAAATGACCCGCTTCGTTTTAAGCCTCATCCCAGCAATATGATGAGCAAG TTGAGCTCTGAGGATGAGGAGGAAGTTGACGCAGAGGATGAGGCTTCAGGAAAGAAATCTGTAAAAGGAGTACCTAAGAAATATGTTCCACCACGCTTGGTTCCAGTACATTATG ATGAAACAGAAGCTGAGCGGGAGAAGAAGCGTCTGGAACAAGCCAAGAGACGGGCATTGAGTAGCTCTGTCATTCGTGAACTTAAGGAGCAGTACTCAGATGCTCCAGAGGAAATCCGTGATGCTCGGTATCCACATGTCACTCGCCAGAGCCAGGAGGACCAGCACAG GATTAACTATGAGGAGAGCATGATGGTGCGTTTAAGTGTcagtaagagagagaaaggacgGCGAAAACAAGCAAATCTCATGAGCTCACAACTTCATTCCCTCACTCACTTCAGTGACATCAGTGCTTTGACAGGAGGAACTGCTCATCTTGAAGAG GATCAGAATCCTATTAAAAAGCGGAAGAAGTTACCTAAGAAAGGCCGGAAGAAAAAAG GTTTTCGGAGGCGGCGGTGA